Genomic DNA from Motacilla alba alba isolate MOTALB_02 chromosome 10, Motacilla_alba_V1.0_pri, whole genome shotgun sequence:
GAGCTAAGTGATAGCCATAAGATTTGTCAGCAGAAAAGTTACATAAGATAGAGAAAGTGAGGACAAATAGCACAACGGTCTGTGCATTAACACTTGgctagaataactccctaagctaCAGGAAAATCTATCTAGCGAGATATTGggaagttctaagcttaataatggagcCCTGTGCATTGTGGTTTAAGGCTCacaagcaggtattgtatttgaaataagcaagcattgttttaatcAAAGGTATGTGTGCTTATAGTGCTTGGCTGGATCatgtcaatatgcttttgctttgtgtgattaGTCAAAACTTCTCAAGTGAGCTGTAACACTgagttctttgtctgctgccagggatgtgagctgctggcatcttcccattgtcagAACCATGTAATGAGAGTgatgctggaaaacaaacagctcGAGCCACGTCCCACAGCAGTCCTGTCCCATTTGTCATCCGTACACAGACCCCTGGCCAGCAACgcttctccttcctgccctgctgggatgcGCAACACAAGCCAGGACAGAGCACGACCcacacagcaggcagggaactGAGCAGGGTCCCTTTAATCCAGGCAATGAAACAACAGGCAGAGGGTGGTGACAGGTGAAACACTGCACAACCGGAGGGGCCACGTCTCCAGCACCGAGCCACCTCTTCCCTTCTCCGAGCTGAGTCCTGAGGAGGTtggagagaggagctggagctgccctcaGGGCTCCCCACAGGAGAGCAAGGAGCATGCACAGaaccagcccagctgctgcctcagcgCAACTCACCGGTCCAGCAGGAGATTTAGGGGGCTCCCCCAGCAAAGAtgagctccagggcagcctggatGTCCCCTCCCGTGGCCTGCAGGGCCCGCAGGCTCAGCTCGTCGTCGTGGATCCCCATGTCtcgcagctgctgcagctggggctgccactGGCTCTGCTGACAGCAAACAGGAGAAGTTTGGGGTGGCTGTGAGAATCccagcagcccttcccaccGCCCAGTGTCCCACTTGTTAGAAATACACCTTATAatattggctttttgcaaataacAAAATGGATTTTAGATGGGTGGTGTTGCAGTAACTTTGTTAcacagttttcatttctgttgttaattaagctgagacacagcagggcaatagctgctgtccctgtgccgtGCTCCAGcgcctgctgggatgggataacACCCAGGGAACACGGCCTCAGCACACCTGGACACatctgccagccagcagcactcaccTCTGAAGGCACTGAGGGCCAGGGCCCGAACTGGAGGGGATAAAAAGGGGCTAAAACCACAACCAAGGAACCCACAGGCTCTGACAAAGCAGATCCAAAGAAGAGATGTGCAAAACAGTTCTCAGAACATGTAAACCAGTTTGGGGAAAGTTTACTGTGCACAAGGGGCTGTGAACACGCAAAGGGCTGATGGAATTAAAAGGTACTTAAGGGGTACCCCTGAAGATAACAGGGACTCTTGGCTGATGCCATAATAACCTTTGCTCTGTGGCCCTTGTCTCCTGCtgtcctttattaaactttttaaatgtttacattttcaCAGGAGGGTGAATGTGTTTTTCACCCacctcagccagctgctgtgcaAACAGCTCCTGAAAGCTCAGTGATGCTGCAAAGTccccaaatccaccacccctCTATGAAAaacatggtttgtttttttggtaaaatttaaaagtttaataaaagaCAACAGGAGATAAAGACAGTAAAGATTGTGTCTTAGAACTCAGCCAAGAGCACACTTACCTTcagggatatttttaaaatactttttctattACATTAGCTTGTAGATTCATCACTTCTTACgtgtatttacatttttctataAACTAGTTTATCTATTTTAGGAACTATTTTGTATGGCTCTtctttgggtttatttttttgtttcttacttGTGGTTTTggccttttttctttattactttTAGTCTGGGCTTTAGTCTATACTTTCTTCAGAAGGTAAAGTTGATATTTTATTAATAGCGAGGTCTTCATTATATGTTTACTGTTATCTTGATTAAACAGAACTCATAACTATATTAGCTACTACTATTActaaggggttttttaatagcagaaataaaagttattttaacaTTACAGACACATTATTTATCTTAATATTTGCCAAAAGCCAACACTATGATATGCATTTATAAcacctccatcccagctcctcctggtaCTTCTGCAGCGGCTGTGATGATGCCTTAGGacttcagcttttatattttccatacatttgtaatcctgcagttctttggTGTGTAACTAAACTCCATATACAGTGGGACCTGCTGCTTTGTCATTTTGGTCAGACACAGcatttcctctccaggcctggcccTCAAGGACActtcactgcctcaggccccagaAATGTAAACACAAGTGAGCTGGAGGAGCAAACTTGGGGTAAACAACGTCATTACCTGAAGGTTTAATTAAAAGATTaacccccaatatgcaaatggaccaaattTATAGGAGTCTGAAAACCTGTGAGCCATTGTTCATTTTTGGGTGTAGACCCCCCTCAAAATGCACCTGAAGGCTCTTCAAAAATATAACaactttttattcccttaatgttgtctggcctctgtttttagaAACTTGGAGTAAAttacttcattacctgaaggTGTAATTGGAAGCTTAACCCCTGacatgcaaatggaccaaattTATACAAGTATGGAAACCATAAGCCATTGTTCATTTTTGGGTACAGCCCCTGGGGGTGGGGGCAGCTTCATCCACCCCAAATGTACCCGAAGGCTCTTCAATAAATATAACTGCTTTATAGTCTCCtaattttgtctggcctctgtttttagaAACTTGGAGTAAAttacttcattacctgaaggTGTAATTGGAAGCTTaacccccaatatgcaaatggacccAATTTATAGAAGTCTGAAAACCTGTGATCATTGgtccatttttgggtgtagcccgGGGGGGCTTTATGCCCtcaaaatgtacctgaaggatcttcaaaaatataacagctttttattcccttaatgTTGTCTGGCCTCTGCTTTTAGGTAGCCCAAAAAGGCATCAGTGATGCCCCTCCCAGGTTGATGTCCCaccacaggaggcagctgggagatCCCAGGGGGATCCAGGATTCCAGGATGCCACTGACCTGGAGGCTGGGCTGCCCCGAGGCCTGCAGGGCGTGCTGGAGGGCCTGGCTGAACAGGTCATTGGTGATGGGTGTCCCTGACTGCACACTGGATGACATCGGGGACGTCCCGGACGAGTGGCCCTAGGAGGAGGTGACAGATCAGGAGAAGGCTCACAGGAACCAGCACACAGCAACACCTGCAGCATCCGCTCACCCTCCTTCCCATGGGGAAGAGAGCGCCtccaggagggaaggaaggtgTCCCAGAGCTGAcccgggctgtgctggctgtccccCGGGCACTGGGATTGTGTGGAAGATAGGGATCACATGGATTTGCATGAGGGAAGGCacagccaggtgtgccagcccagagcagggctggtgctggctgtcccctggctgccaggggtgGGATCAAAGGGAAGAGAACACATCcctgagggaaagcagagccaggtgtgccaggaTGGGATCACACAGGGAACTCCTCcctgagggaaagcagagccaggtgtgccagggctgggatcacACATGGAACTCCTCcctgagggaaagcagagcctggtgtgccagggctgggatcacACAGGAACTCTTCcctgagggaaagcagaggcaggagtgccagggctgggatcacACAGGGATCTCCTCcctgagggaaagcagagccaggtgtgccagggaTGGGATCACTCCTCcctgagggaaagcagagccaggtgtgccagggaTGGGATCAGCCAGGGAACTCCTCcctgagggaaagcagagccaggtgtgccagggaTGGGATCACACAGGGAACTCCTCCCTGAGGGAAGGAagagccaggtgtgccagggctgggatcacTCCTCcctgagggaaagcagagccaggtgtgccagggctgggatcacTCCTCCCTGAGGGAAGGAagagccaggtgtgccagggctgggatcacTCCTCCCTGAGGGAAGGAagagccaggtgtgccagggctgggatcacTCCTCCCTGAGGGAAGGAagagccaggtgtgccagggctgggatcacTCCTCcctgagggaaagcagaggcCGGTGTGCCAGGATGGGATCACTCCTCcctgagggaaagcagaggcaggtgtgccagcccctgctgttACCTGTGTGCCCGGGGTGGgtgtgtgggagctgctctcGGGGGTgctggccagggccagggcGGTGGCCAGCTCGCTCTGGGTGATGGGCCGGggtcccgccgcccccgcgTAGCCCAGCGAGGCCGGGCGCGAGCCGGACGTGCTGCTGGAAGGGGTGGACCTCGTGCTCTGcgtggagagagagagaaaagcccCAGCTGTGACCCCGGTGTTTGTGTCCCAGTCAAACCACACATCCCAGTCCTACCATACCCAAATCTGCCAAGGGTGCAACTTCTGAAAGACAAACATACCAGAGCGGGATGTGCAATTTTCCACAGAGTCAGCTGTGGAAACTGGCAGGAAACCCTTCAATCTATCATCCAGCAGCCCCAAACCAGGGTGATACAAAACAATTCCCTGTTACAGGCATGTTTGGACCCAAATATCCAGTTTTTATTACAGACCCCTTTGTCCTATGGAGAGGAAGactgcagaaatgcagggaTCAACGTTCCCACACTCCACTTTGGCTGTGAGGGCATTTCCTCCATTCCATTTTCCTGTTGTGTGTTCAGTACTGAGGAAAACCCTTTCCTGAGCAGCGTGGAAGCAGCCAGGATCAATATGTTTGTCTCCACATccccctgggcagccagagcagcttgTGCTGCTCACCAGACAGGAAGAGAAGAGCTGGAGAGTCTCAGGGCTACAAATTAAACCCAAAAAAGAAGCGTTCACCCAGCCCGGCTGCTTACCTGGTGGAAGTCATCTTCATCATCAGAGAGCCCCTCAAAGAGAAAGCCACCTGCACcagaaagaggaataaaagGACATGGCAAACCAGCAGGAAttgggagcagccaggacaggctcAGCACCCTGAGTTCCCCCTTCCAGGTGGACGTACCTGGCATGTCCCGGTAGGAGCCCAAGGCCATGGCCCGCGAGGACGTGTCCGGGGCTGGCACGGGGGTGCTGCCCGCCACCGAGTGCAGCACCAGCACGATGGCGTTCACCAGGGCAGGGTGAGCCGGGATCAGCCTGGGCAcaaaccagcacagctgagggacGGCACAGGGCAAGCCAAGAACCAGCCCTGAGGCACCCAGGACACCGCCACCGCTacctctgctgcctggcacagcctcctccagcagccagggatcCTTCTGGATCCACGCTGCAGCTGGCCTCAGTTCACCAAGGATCCTTCTGGATCCACGCTGCAGCTGGCCTCAGTTCACCAAGGATCCTTCTGGATCCGCGCTGGACCTGGCCTCAGTTCACCAAGGATCCTTCTGGATCCGCGCTGGACCTGGCCTCAGTTCACCAAGGATCCTTCTGGATCCGCGCTGGACCTGGCCTCAGTTCACCAAGGATCCTTCTGGATCCGCGCTGGACCTGGCCTCAGTTCACCAAGGATCCTTCTGGATCCGTGCTGGACCTGGCCTCAGTTCACCAAGGATCCCTCTGGATCCGCACTGGACCTGGCCTCAGTTCACCAAGGATCCTTCTGGATCCGCGCTGGACCTGGCCTTGGATCCTCCTGGATCTGTGCTGGACATTGCCTCAGTACACCAAGGACCCTTCTAGACCCAACCTTGCCTCAGTTCACCTAGGATCCTTCTGGACCCCATGTTGGACCCAGCCTTGGCTCACCAAGGATTCTTCTGGACACACGGTAGACCCAGCCTTGGATTCTTCTGGACCCCATGTTGGACCTGGCCTTGGTTCTCCAAGGATCCTTCTGGACACATGGTGGACCCAGCCTTGGATTCTTCTGGACCCCATGCTGGACCTGGCCTTGGTTCACCAAGGATCCTTCTGAACCCATGCTGACCTTCCCAAGGTTTTcatgggagcagctccctgctgtgaGCAGTTCATCCAGGTCTGAATCCTGATCTGGAGGTGATGATGGCCCTGCATCCCACCAAACACCCTCTGGATTAAGCCAAGTGGTGGATTCGTGTTTCCTGAGAGAGGAgtgacagagcagagctctgtcccacccaggtgacacacaggggacacaaAGGCACTGCTGAGTCACTGCCCCAGCTCGGGGAACTTACGTGTCCAGCATGTTGGGGTCTGCAAACACGGAGAACAGATCCTTGTCCTGCAGAACTCCTGGAAAGGACCAGGAAACCCAGTGAGACAGGATACAGCAAACAGGAGCCAGTCACACAAAAGCCGCAGGGACAAATAAATAGGAATTGTTTTCCAGGAAGTGAGTCATGAGTAAACACCACAAATACTCCCATTGTCCCTTTGAAGCCTTTGTGTTTCTAGAGAGGCTCTGTGTGGTCACAGCCACACACCCAAGGGACAAAAGGGAGCGGCTTTTTCCTGCAGATCCCATGGGTGCTCCACCTCAAGGGCAGCATGGAAGCTgggccccagctccctgcagccaggctgtgactGCATCCCAAATTCCACCTGCCTCGGGCTGCCACCATCCCAAAACAGGCTGGATTTAGTGAACCACTCCATAGCATCCCAAATTCCACCTGCCTCGGGCTGCCACCatcccaggacaggctggatttAATCAACTACTTTGGAGCACTTTGCAGTAGGGAGAGAGCTccatccctcctttccctggccCTTCTGAAGCCAAGGAGagagctccatccctccctttccctggccCTTCTGAAACCAAGGAGAGAGCTCCATCCCTCCTTTCACTGGCCCTTCTGAAGCCAGGATCCATCCCCAAGGAGAGAGCTccatccctcctttccctggccCTTCTGAAGCCAGGATCCATCCCCACAAAGGAGC
This window encodes:
- the UBL7 gene encoding ubiquitin-like protein 7 isoform X1 produces the protein MALPEWHIAVKLAEQPLAPKAILRLPETELGECPLGGCSISHLKQLITGKLQESMPDPELIDLIYCGRKLRDDQTLDFYGIQSGSTVHVLRKSWPEPDQKPEPVDKVAAVREFRVLHTALHSSPAYRDAVFKMLGNKESLDQIIVATPGLSSDPVALGVLQDKDLFSVFADPNMLDTLIPAHPALVNAIVLVLHSVAGSTPVPAPDTSSRAMALGSYRDMPGGFLFEGLSDDEDDFHQSTRSTPSSSTSGSRPASLGYAGAAGPRPITQSELATALALASTPESSSHTPTPGTQGHSSGTSPMSSSVQSGTPITNDLFSQALQHALQASGQPSLQQSQWQPQLQQLRDMGIHDDELSLRALQATGGDIQAALELIFAGGAP
- the UBL7 gene encoding ubiquitin-like protein 7 isoform X2, producing MALPEWHIAVKLAEQPLAPKAILRLPETELGECPLGGCSISHLKQLITGKLQESMPDPELIDLIYCGRKLRDDQTLDFYGIQSGSTVHVLRKSWPEPDQKPEPVDKVAAVREFRVLHTALHSSPAYRDAVFKMLGNKESLDQIIVATPGLSSDPVALGVLQDKDLFSVFADPNMLDTLIPAHPALVNAIVLVLHSVAGSTPVPAPDTSSRAMALGSYRDMPGGFLFEGLSDDEDDFHQSTRSTPSSSTSGSRPASLGYAGAAGPRPITQSELATALALASTPESSSHTPTPGTQGHSSGTSPMSSSVQSGTPITNDLFSQALQHALQASGQPSLQSQWQPQLQQLRDMGIHDDELSLRALQATGGDIQAALELIFAGGAP